One genomic window of Synergistaceae bacterium includes the following:
- a CDS encoding threonine/serine dehydratase, translating into MDNLPINPSFTDVVRAYRFLNKRVRHTPTEYSYPLSEMAGAPVYIKWENQQICGSFKLRGALYKMSSLNDEERARGVVTCSSGNHGQGVALAANELGIKTLIFVPKACPETKKLAIRRRGGEFIELIVCDGDYDFAEATAHKHAEERGMTYISSFEDPTVIAGQGTAGFEMFTDEPDIDLLLVPAGGGGLMNGMAIAAKAINPKVEIWGVQSVASNPWVVSWADGIVKEVEYFETLADGLAGYIPQSLLTLAKTRVSGIHEITEEDIANAIAFLHREHHQVAEGAGAVGVAALLAGKVDVRGRKTGIIISGGNIDEDKLKKILTKY; encoded by the coding sequence ATGGATAATCTTCCTATCAACCCCAGCTTTACAGATGTCGTAAGAGCATACCGTTTTTTGAACAAGCGAGTCAGGCATACGCCGACAGAATATTCTTATCCCCTTAGCGAGATGGCAGGAGCTCCTGTCTACATCAAATGGGAAAACCAGCAGATATGCGGCTCGTTCAAACTTCGCGGGGCTCTCTACAAGATGAGCTCACTGAACGATGAAGAGCGCGCACGCGGCGTCGTAACATGTTCAAGCGGCAACCACGGACAGGGTGTCGCGCTTGCAGCGAATGAACTCGGCATCAAGACACTGATATTCGTACCAAAGGCCTGCCCTGAGACGAAAAAACTGGCGATAAGGCGCCGCGGCGGAGAATTCATAGAACTTATTGTCTGTGATGGCGACTATGATTTCGCCGAGGCGACCGCGCACAAGCATGCTGAAGAAAGAGGCATGACATATATCTCTTCGTTCGAAGATCCTACCGTTATCGCAGGACAGGGAACGGCAGGCTTCGAGATGTTCACCGACGAACCTGATATCGACCTGCTGCTCGTTCCGGCAGGAGGCGGGGGTCTTATGAACGGGATGGCAATAGCGGCGAAGGCGATAAACCCGAAGGTCGAGATATGGGGCGTCCAGTCAGTGGCTTCAAATCCGTGGGTCGTTTCCTGGGCGGACGGGATTGTCAAAGAAGTGGAATATTTTGAAACCCTCGCTGACGGTCTGGCAGGATACATTCCACAAAGCCTTCTTACACTTGCCAAAACTCGCGTAAGCGGAATACATGAAATTACAGAAGAAGACATAGCAAACGCAATAGCGTTCCTGCACAGGGAACACCATCAGGTGGCAGAAGGGGCCGGAGCAGTGGGAGTCGCGGCGCTTCTTGCAGGTAAAGTCGACGTCCGAGGTCGTAAAACCGGAATAATCATCTCGGGCGGAAATATAGATGAAGATAAACTGAAAAAAATCCTGACAAAATACTAG